The DNA sequence AGTGGTCGAGTTCGCTTGTGGCATAGCCCATCTGCTCAAGGGCGGGATGACCGAGAACGCCTCGACCAAGGTCGATGTCGCCTCGCTTCGTCAGCCGCTCGGACCGGTCGGCATCATCTCCCCGTTCAATTTCCCGGCCATGGTCCCGATGTGGTTCTTCCCGATCGCCATCGCCGCGGGAAACACCGTGGTGCTCAAGCCGAGTGAGAAGGACCCGTCGGCGGCGTTGTGGCTCGCGGAATTGTGGGCCGAGGCAGGTCTGCCGGCGGGCGTGTTCAACGTGTTGCAGGGCGACACGGTCGCGGTCGATGAATTGCTGACCAATCCTGCGGTCAAAGCCATCTCGTTTGTCGGCTCCACTCCCATTGCGCAGTACGTGTATTCGACGGCAACAGCTCACGGCAAGCGAGTGCAGGCGCTCGGCGGCGCCAAGAACCACGCCATCGTTCTTCCCGATGCAGATCTCGATCTGGCAGCCGACGCCATGGTGAACGCCGGGTTCGGCTCGGCGGGCGAGCGGTGTATGGCCATCTCCGCGCTCGTCGCCGTCGGCGGTATCGCCGATGAACTCGTCGCGAAGATCGCAGACCGCACCGTGGGCCTGAAGATCGGCGACGGCACACGCGGCACCGACATGGGGCCGCTGGTCACCAAGGCCCACCGCGACAAGGTTGCCTCCTACGTCGATGCCGGTGAAGCCGACGGCGCCACCATCGTGGTGGACGGACGCCAGGTGCAGGCCGACGGTGGCGAGGGCGGATTTTGGCTCGGCCCAACGCTCATCGACCACGTGACCACCGACATGAGTGTGTACACCGACGAGATCTTCGGTCCCGTCCTGTCCGTTGTTCGCGTGGACACCTACGACGAGGCCATCGATCTGGTGAACTCCGGGCCGTTCGGCAACGGCACGGCCATCTTCACCAACGACGGTGGCGCGGCACGTCGGTTCCAGAACGAGATCGAGGTCGGCATGGTGGGCATCAACGTTCCGATCCCGGTGCCCACCGCGTACTACAGCTTCGGCGGCTGGAAGAACTCGCTGTTCGGCGACACGCACGCCCACGGCACCGAAGGCGTGCACTTCTACACCCGCGCCAAGGTGGTCACCACACGCTGGCTCGACCCGAGCCACGGCGGCATCAATCTCGGCTTCCCGCAGAACAACTGACGCACGGAGTTTCCCATGACTGCAGTAGCTTCCACTCTTCCCAGTGGCCAAGACACCGACTCCGCATTGGCCGAAGGTCGCCGTGCTTACGAACTCGATCGTGCACACGTGTTCCATTCGTGGTCGGCACAGGCCAAGATCGACCCGATGACAATCGTTGCCGCGCAGGGTTCGTACATCTGGGACGGCGAAGGCAACCGGTTGCTCGACTTTTCCTCGCAGCTGGTCAACACCAACATCGGACACCAGCATCCGAAGGTTGTTGCCGCGATTGCCGAACAGGCGGCGAAGCTGTGCACCGTCGCGCCACAGCACGTCAACTCGGCACGATCGGAGGCCGCACGGCTGATCGCCGAGCGAACACCCGGCGACCTCAACCGCGTGTTCTTCACCAATGGTGGTGCCGATGCGGTGGAGCATGCGGTGCGCATGGCGCGACTTCACACCGGGCGATACAAGGTGCTCTCGCGGTATCGCTCCTACCATGGTGGTACCGACACCGCGATCAATCTGACCGGCGATCCCCGGCGTTGGCCCAACGACTACGGCACCAGTGGCACAGTCCATTTCGATGGTCCTTTCCTGTACCGCTCCTCATTTCATTCCGCTGACGAGCAGCAGGAGTGTCAGCGGGCGCTCGAGCATCTCGACAGATTGATCGCCATGGAAGGTCCCGCTTCGATAGCGGCGATCATCCTCGAGTCGGTGCCCGGGACCGCTGGAATCATGGTGCCGCCACCGGGATATCTGGCGGGAGTCCGTGAGATCTGCGACCGCTACGGGATCATCTACATCGCCGATGAGGTGATGGCCGGGTTCGGACGGACCGGACAGTGGTTCGCCATCGACAACTTCGACGTCACCCCGGATCTCATCACTTTCGCCAAAGGTGTGAATTCCGGCTATGTCCCACTCGGCGGTGTTGCCATCAGCGACGCCATCGCCGCGACCTTCGCCGACCGACCGTACCCTGGCGGTCTGACGTACTCCGGTCATCCACTCGCCACTGCGGCAGCGGTTGCCACCATCAATGCGATGGAGGACGAGCAGATCGTCCAGAATGCAGCGCGTATCGGTACCGACATCCTCGGACCGGGACTGCGGCACTTGGCTGCCCGTCACCCGTCGGTCGGCGAAGTACGAGGGCTCGGAGTGTTCTGGGCCATCGAGTTGGTGGCCAACCCGGCCACGCGTGAGCCGATGGCGCCATATGGAGGTACCAGCACTGCCATGAACGAGGTGATCGGTGCGTGTAAGTCGAACGGGCTGTTGCCGTTTGCCAACTTCAACCGCATCCACGCGGTGCCGCCGTGCACGGTGAGCGACGACGAGGTGCGCGAGGGCCTGGCCATCCTCGATGCTGCGCTCACCGTTGCCGACCGGCATGTGGTGTCCTGACAGTCCGCTAACGCGACGCATTTGCTCACTGTTTTCGAGGTTGCTCGTTCTACGGACCGAGCAACCTCGGGTTTTGTGAGCGAGCTGTGACTGAAGTTGCCGTTCGGGTAACGAGCCGCAGAAAGGGGCGGCAGCGGGAGCCGCCGCGCGGTGTACGCGCGTAATCGACGTGAGTTCGTTGTCCGACCCACGGGATGCCCACCGCTGGTGTTATCTAGGACCTCGCAAAACGGGTCTCGGCTGAGCCACTCACCACACAGCGTTCATCACAAGGTTGCCGGCGGCGAATCCGACGCCGACAAGTGCTCCACTGAGTATGGCCCACCCAAGAGATGCCCACCGCTGTGAGAACAAGAGGAAGGAAGTGAAAGCGTAAAGAATTAGCAGAAGGCCATAGGTCGCGAGGCCGGCCAACAGGATCAGTACACCGACGACTATGCCGGTCGATTTGGTGAGCGGGTCATCGTGGCGAGATGAAAGAGATTCGGTCGACGTCATGAGGATCCTATGATCGTGAATAATCCGGCAAAACAGAACGCCATGAACGCCGGAAGCATAAGCGAACAAAATGCGATGACGAGCGACTCTGGAGCTGCGAGTCGACTGATTTTTAAGCCGCCCGCAATTAAGAGTAGGAGACCCATTAAAGACGCCGCAACGGCGAATGTGACTTCGTCACCCCATTCGTTCGCGATTCGAATTAGGACGCTCAACGTCAGGCCGGTTGCCAAGGCAACTATGGGCGTGAATGCGCGCGACGAACCACGACGGGGCCGAGCCTTTAGGCGCCTCACGGTGGTGTGAGTTTGGTTGTGCCGGAGCCGAAGGACGGTTCGTTCACCATCGGGTCGGTGACGATTCGGGGACCAAACTTCCTGTCCATGGCGTCGTAGTCGAGTTCGTTCTGGACGTCCTGGGGCGGGAGTTGTCCGACAATATGGTACGAGCCGAGTTCGAGGGCGGGGCCAAACTCTGTGTGGTTGTCTTGGTCATCTTGCAACAACGTTGCTGTTGATCCGTCCGGACGATCGACGTAAATTTCCGTAGACGGATAGTCGCCTATTGTCCCGGACACCTGCGGACCGTCATCGCCGGGCGCCACCAACAAGGTTCCTTTCACCTGTTTGCCAAGGAGATCAGCTCCATTCACTCCCGCAACGTTCGCCGCGGGATTGGGCGAATTGTAGTCGAGCCGCACAGTGCCGTCGGATGCCTGGTCAACGCGTACGTCGGGGTTACCTATGGTCTTGGCGCCCGAAGTGTCGACGGTCGGATTTTGCCGGTAGATCACGAACCCATTCTCGTAGTCGATGACGAATGCGCCCTTAGCGTCTTGCGGATCGAAGTTGGGATCGAATGTGCGGTCGTTGCCGTAGTCCCGTGTCGAAAACATCGAATCTAGTGACGGCTCAGACATGCCAGGGTTGAGCACGGTCTTTTCTTTGATGAATAGTGAGCCACGGACGATTCCTTGTCCGGGAATTGGGTTGATCTTTGCCACGACTACATTCGAGTCCATTCCGCCGTATAGGTCCTTACTGGTGTTCTCATCGAGAAACTCGGCGAGTGCCCACTCGGACTCCGTTACCGGCTTTCGCCGGTATGTCTTTTCAAACGCAGCTATTTGATTCTGCTGGCGGTCAGCTTCGCTGACAGGGACCCGTCCGGCGGCCGCCATGATGGCCGT is a window from the Williamsia sp. DF01-3 genome containing:
- a CDS encoding aspartate aminotransferase family protein, with product MTAVASTLPSGQDTDSALAEGRRAYELDRAHVFHSWSAQAKIDPMTIVAAQGSYIWDGEGNRLLDFSSQLVNTNIGHQHPKVVAAIAEQAAKLCTVAPQHVNSARSEAARLIAERTPGDLNRVFFTNGGADAVEHAVRMARLHTGRYKVLSRYRSYHGGTDTAINLTGDPRRWPNDYGTSGTVHFDGPFLYRSSFHSADEQQECQRALEHLDRLIAMEGPASIAAIILESVPGTAGIMVPPPGYLAGVREICDRYGIIYIADEVMAGFGRTGQWFAIDNFDVTPDLITFAKGVNSGYVPLGGVAISDAIAATFADRPYPGGLTYSGHPLATAAAVATINAMEDEQIVQNAARIGTDILGPGLRHLAARHPSVGEVRGLGVFWAIELVANPATREPMAPYGGTSTAMNEVIGACKSNGLLPFANFNRIHAVPPCTVSDDEVREGLAILDAALTVADRHVVS
- a CDS encoding CoA-acylating methylmalonate-semialdehyde dehydrogenase, coding for MTQTVADKPATTASTIGHWSGGQAFAGAADRTAPVTNPATGEVTGNVALADVADARAVIYSARAAFPDWRDTSLAKRTSVLFAFRELLNSRKGELAEIITAEHGKVVSDALGEISRGQEVVEFACGIAHLLKGGMTENASTKVDVASLRQPLGPVGIISPFNFPAMVPMWFFPIAIAAGNTVVLKPSEKDPSAALWLAELWAEAGLPAGVFNVLQGDTVAVDELLTNPAVKAISFVGSTPIAQYVYSTATAHGKRVQALGGAKNHAIVLPDADLDLAADAMVNAGFGSAGERCMAISALVAVGGIADELVAKIADRTVGLKIGDGTRGTDMGPLVTKAHRDKVASYVDAGEADGATIVVDGRQVQADGGEGGFWLGPTLIDHVTTDMSVYTDEIFGPVLSVVRVDTYDEAIDLVNSGPFGNGTAIFTNDGGAARRFQNEIEVGMVGINVPIPVPTAYYSFGGWKNSLFGDTHAHGTEGVHFYTRAKVVTTRWLDPSHGGINLGFPQNN